A region of Polyangiaceae bacterium DNA encodes the following proteins:
- a CDS encoding electron transport complex subunit E yields MADKDSRPAWPELTRGIWKENPVLVAVLGLCPTMAVTNSLENALVMGAATTFVLIGSSAMVSAMRKIIPSQVRISAYIIIIATFVTVIDFTLAALLPAAHKQLGAFIALIVVNCIILGRAEAFAARNRVWLSLADATGMSIGFTLVVAMIGAIRELLGSGTLLGAQVLGSSFEPWAIMVLPPGGFLTLGALLTLFGYVRKRRAERAAPTGVAEREAV; encoded by the coding sequence ATGGCGGACAAGGACTCTCGACCCGCCTGGCCGGAGCTCACCCGGGGGATCTGGAAGGAGAATCCGGTGCTCGTCGCGGTGCTTGGGCTGTGCCCCACCATGGCCGTCACCAACTCGCTCGAGAACGCGCTGGTGATGGGCGCGGCCACGACCTTCGTCCTGATCGGCTCGAGCGCGATGGTCTCCGCGATGCGCAAGATCATCCCGAGCCAGGTGCGCATTTCGGCCTACATCATCATCATCGCGACTTTCGTCACCGTCATCGATTTCACGCTGGCGGCGCTGCTCCCGGCGGCGCACAAGCAGCTCGGCGCATTCATCGCCCTGATCGTCGTGAACTGCATCATCTTAGGACGCGCCGAGGCGTTCGCCGCCAGGAACCGGGTGTGGCTCTCGCTCGCGGACGCCACCGGCATGTCCATCGGTTTCACGCTGGTGGTGGCCATGATCGGCGCCATCCGCGAACTGCTCGGGAGCGGTACGTTGCTCGGAGCCCAGGTTCTCGGCTCGAGCTTCGAGCCCTGGGCCATCATGGTGCTTCCGCCCGGTGGGTTCCTCACGCTGGGCGCGCTGCTCACGCTGTTCGGGTACGTCAGGAAGCGGCGCGCCGAGCGTGCCGCGCCCACCGGCGTGGCCGAACGGGAGGCTGTGTGA
- a CDS encoding electron transport complex subunit RsxA, which produces MGDIGNLVFIFASACVINNFTFSYFLGLCPFMGVTNKVETAVRLGVANVFVMLITSLATWVLNTYVVVKTPYLALISYIVVIASTVQFVEMVIKKLSPALFRALGIYLPLITTNCAILALALFQTSRGYGLVQGLVFALGSGLGLTLALVIMAGIREETQVNGAPDVVKGTAMSFLIAGILSLAFMGFAGLFSNA; this is translated from the coding sequence ATGGGCGACATCGGCAACCTGGTGTTCATCTTCGCGTCGGCCTGCGTGATCAACAACTTCACGTTCAGCTACTTCCTGGGCCTGTGTCCCTTCATGGGGGTGACCAACAAGGTGGAGACCGCGGTCCGCCTGGGCGTCGCCAACGTCTTCGTGATGTTGATCACCTCGCTCGCGACCTGGGTGCTCAACACCTATGTGGTCGTCAAGACGCCGTACCTCGCGCTGATCAGCTACATCGTGGTCATCGCCAGCACCGTTCAGTTCGTCGAGATGGTGATCAAGAAGCTGAGCCCGGCGCTGTTCCGAGCGCTCGGCATCTACCTGCCGCTGATCACCACCAACTGCGCCATCCTCGCGCTGGCTCTGTTCCAGACCAGCCGCGGGTACGGCCTGGTCCAGGGCCTGGTCTTCGCGCTCGGCAGCGGCCTGGGCCTGACCCTGGCGCTGGTGATCATGGCGGGGATCCGCGAGGAGACCCAGGTCAACGGCGCCCCCGACGTCGTGAAGGGCACCGCCATGAGCTTCCTCATCGCGGGGATCCTCTCCCTGGCCTTCATGGGCTTCGCGGGCCTGTTCTCCAACGCTTGA
- a CDS encoding FMN-binding protein: protein MSEAAEPSSIRLAGTLAVAGLLSGLTIVLVYLGTLERIQDNRAAALQEAVYKVLPGTKKIEPFALEGGTLVPFKGKVGAPSQKPLVYRGLDESGGLIGYAVPAEGPGFQDAVKILYGYDPKRRAVIGMEVLESRETPGLGDKIIFDPHFKANFVELKVDPTIELVKKGEKTAPNQVDAITGATISSRAVVTIMNKSNATWLPKLGADGPKTASSEVK from the coding sequence ATGAGCGAAGCGGCCGAGCCCTCCTCGATCCGGCTGGCGGGCACGCTCGCGGTCGCCGGGCTCTTGTCCGGACTGACGATCGTCCTCGTCTACCTGGGCACGCTCGAGCGCATTCAGGACAACCGCGCCGCTGCCCTGCAAGAGGCCGTCTACAAAGTGCTGCCCGGCACCAAGAAGATCGAGCCCTTCGCCCTCGAGGGTGGAACGCTCGTGCCGTTCAAGGGCAAGGTGGGCGCGCCCAGCCAGAAACCGCTCGTCTACCGCGGGCTCGACGAGTCCGGCGGGCTGATCGGCTACGCCGTGCCAGCCGAGGGCCCGGGCTTCCAGGACGCGGTCAAGATCCTGTACGGCTACGATCCCAAGCGCCGCGCGGTGATCGGCATGGAGGTGCTGGAGAGCCGGGAGACGCCAGGGCTCGGCGACAAGATCATCTTCGATCCCCACTTCAAGGCGAACTTCGTCGAGCTGAAGGTCGACCCGACGATCGAGCTGGTGAAGAAAGGCGAGAAGACGGCGCCGAACCAGGTGGACGCGATCACCGGGGCGACCATCTCGTCGCGGGCCGTGGTCACCATCATGAACAAGAGCAACGCCACCTGGCTGCCCAAGCTCGGGGCCGACGGGCCCAAGACGGCGAGCTCGGAGGTGAAGTGA
- the rsxC gene encoding electron transport complex subunit RsxC, protein MTGLAFFLQGRTFRHGVHPDENKEATCASAIERMPFVDEYLLPLSQHIGAPSKPLVRAGQKVERGQVIAESAGFVSTHLHAPVTGTVKAIELRLAPSGKRVETVVIAADAYATQKVTPLDVPDPAKADAEALISAIQRGGLVGLGGAAFPTHVKLKVPKGKRVQFVMLNGCECEPYLTCDHRVMSERAADVKRGLDLIMQVTGAERAYIGIERNKPDAIAALEKEVDRERVAVVGLQVKYPQGAEKMMIEAILKKEVPAGGLPLDLEIVVQNVGTAAALADLFDRGQPLIERAVTVTGPGVRRPANVMVPIGTPVKEVIEHCGGLLPEAKQVILGGPMMGNAQKSLDVPVTKGTSGILVLTRLAKTAPEEPCIRCGRCLEACPMFLNPSRLAQLSRAELTDELKEQHVLDCFECASCSFSCPSHIPLVQLIRVGKGLVRQKDAS, encoded by the coding sequence ATGACGGGGCTCGCCTTCTTTCTCCAGGGGCGCACCTTTCGCCACGGCGTGCACCCGGACGAGAACAAGGAGGCGACGTGTGCCTCGGCCATCGAGCGCATGCCGTTCGTGGACGAGTACCTCCTGCCCCTGTCTCAGCACATCGGGGCGCCCAGCAAGCCGCTGGTCCGCGCGGGCCAGAAGGTCGAGCGGGGCCAGGTCATCGCCGAGAGCGCGGGCTTCGTCTCGACGCACCTGCACGCGCCGGTCACCGGCACGGTGAAGGCCATCGAGCTCCGGCTGGCGCCCAGCGGCAAGCGCGTCGAGACCGTCGTCATCGCGGCCGACGCCTACGCGACCCAGAAGGTCACCCCGCTCGACGTCCCGGATCCGGCCAAGGCCGACGCCGAAGCCCTGATCTCGGCCATCCAGCGCGGCGGCCTGGTCGGCTTGGGCGGCGCGGCGTTCCCGACCCACGTCAAGCTGAAGGTCCCGAAGGGCAAGCGCGTGCAGTTCGTGATGCTGAACGGCTGCGAGTGCGAGCCCTACCTCACCTGCGACCACCGGGTGATGTCCGAGCGGGCCGCCGACGTGAAGCGCGGGCTCGATCTGATCATGCAGGTCACGGGCGCGGAGCGCGCCTACATCGGCATCGAGCGCAACAAGCCAGACGCGATCGCCGCGCTCGAGAAGGAGGTCGATCGCGAGCGCGTCGCCGTGGTGGGCCTCCAGGTGAAGTACCCGCAGGGCGCCGAGAAGATGATGATCGAGGCCATCCTGAAGAAGGAGGTGCCCGCCGGCGGCTTGCCGCTGGATCTCGAGATCGTGGTGCAGAACGTGGGCACCGCGGCGGCGCTGGCCGATCTGTTCGACCGCGGGCAGCCGCTGATCGAGCGCGCGGTGACGGTGACCGGCCCTGGCGTGCGCCGGCCCGCGAACGTGATGGTCCCCATCGGCACGCCGGTGAAGGAGGTCATCGAGCACTGCGGCGGGCTCCTGCCCGAGGCCAAGCAGGTGATCCTCGGCGGTCCCATGATGGGCAACGCCCAGAAGAGCCTGGACGTGCCGGTGACCAAGGGCACCTCCGGCATCCTGGTCCTGACCCGCCTGGCGAAGACGGCCCCGGAGGAGCCCTGCATCCGCTGCGGGCGCTGCCTGGAGGCCTGCCCGATGTTCCTGAACCCGTCGCGGCTGGCGCAGCTCTCCCGCGCCGAGCTCACCGACGAGCTGAAGGAGCAGCACGTGCTCGACTGCTTCGAGTGCGCGAGCTGCTCGTTCTCGTGCCCGTCGCACATCCCGCTGGTGCAGCTGATCCGCGTCGGCAAGGGCCTGGTCCGGCAGAAGGACGCCTCATGA
- a CDS encoding UbiA family prenyltransferase — MPRRGVTRVLAAGVRFGNSWVRRRAELGMAPAAFARALLSAARPHFFVLPAAACLAGAAASPGVARGPGVAVAAVAVGVAWSVGQLLNDLVDLEADAVDAPERPAVRGLLPEGPTALAASLLGLLVALALALTHRLGWLMALASALLMLAYSPAKALPFLGNLAHAALMAWLAFIGAAAAAPDAPLLEVAAHTWRMLLAVGALAALYLQGNYEKDRAGDTRAGYRTLAHWLGVRGSALLRAGSGGLLYWAGHRAGLVSAGARWLWLLSAALLALSVARSLLEGGRRGALAGYRFTVHSTVTALTALAWPLIGSAGALGLLAAATLLVELAFARSENP; from the coding sequence GTGCCGCGCCGCGGGGTGACTCGCGTGCTCGCCGCGGGCGTGCGCTTCGGCAACTCCTGGGTGCGGCGGCGCGCGGAGCTGGGAATGGCCCCTGCCGCGTTCGCGCGCGCGCTGCTCTCCGCCGCCCGGCCCCACTTCTTCGTGCTGCCCGCTGCGGCCTGCCTCGCCGGCGCGGCCGCTTCGCCCGGTGTGGCGCGCGGTCCGGGCGTGGCTGTCGCGGCCGTCGCCGTGGGCGTGGCCTGGAGCGTCGGGCAGCTGCTCAACGACCTGGTGGATCTGGAGGCCGACGCCGTGGACGCGCCGGAGCGGCCGGCCGTGAGGGGACTCCTGCCCGAAGGGCCGACCGCGCTGGCGGCCTCGCTGCTCGGCCTGCTGGTCGCGCTCGCGCTCGCGCTCACGCACCGGCTGGGCTGGCTGATGGCTCTGGCGAGCGCGCTCTTGATGCTGGCGTATTCCCCCGCCAAGGCGCTGCCGTTCCTGGGCAACCTGGCCCACGCCGCGCTGATGGCCTGGCTCGCGTTCATCGGCGCGGCAGCGGCCGCCCCGGACGCGCCGCTGCTCGAGGTGGCGGCCCACACCTGGCGCATGCTGCTCGCCGTCGGCGCGCTCGCCGCGCTCTACCTGCAGGGCAACTACGAGAAGGATCGCGCCGGGGACACGCGGGCGGGCTACCGCACGTTGGCGCACTGGCTCGGCGTGCGCGGGAGCGCGCTCCTGCGCGCGGGCTCGGGTGGGCTGCTCTATTGGGCGGGTCATCGCGCCGGCTTGGTCTCCGCGGGCGCGCGCTGGCTCTGGCTGCTCTCCGCCGCGCTGCTGGCGCTGTCCGTGGCTCGCTCGCTGCTCGAGGGCGGGCGGCGGGGTGCGCTCGCGGGCTACCGCTTCACGGTCCACTCGACCGTGACGGCGCTCACTGCGCTCGCGTGGCCGCTGATCGGCTCGGCGGGCGCGCTCGGCCTGTTGGCGGCAGCCACGCTGTTGGTGGAGCTCGCCTTCGCGCGCAGCGAAAACCCCTGA
- a CDS encoding RnfABCDGE type electron transport complex subunit D, with protein MSQSLELLQISTSPFVHRGQTTRSVMLEVVGATVPVIAAATYYFGITALLLVTAAVTGAVGTEWLLSERKGWSTLRDGSGLLTGILLALTLPPAIPLWMATLGGIVSIALGKLMWGGLGKNIFNPALVGRAFLQAAFPITLTTWVAPGRGLLHLDPSSFALPLMKAKVDVISSASPLGLSKFQHKPTELGLLLSGNTAGSLGETAAIVLIVVGLWLGLRRVFDWRLPVSTLLSVAALSGVLHLWKPASYPTPIFMLLSGGLLFGAVFMVTDPVTTPLTPRGAWIFGLGVGVLVVLIRLFGGLPEGVMYGILLMNAVTPLLDKKTQPRTFGGKR; from the coding sequence ATGAGCCAGAGCCTGGAGCTGCTCCAGATCAGCACCTCGCCGTTCGTGCACCGAGGGCAGACCACCCGGAGCGTGATGCTCGAGGTGGTGGGCGCGACGGTGCCGGTGATCGCCGCCGCCACCTACTACTTCGGTATCACCGCGCTGCTCCTGGTGACGGCGGCCGTGACGGGCGCCGTCGGCACCGAGTGGCTGCTGTCCGAGCGCAAGGGATGGTCCACCCTCCGCGACGGCTCCGGCTTGCTCACCGGGATCTTGCTCGCCCTGACCTTGCCGCCGGCGATCCCGCTCTGGATGGCCACCCTCGGCGGCATCGTCTCCATCGCGCTCGGCAAGCTGATGTGGGGAGGCTTGGGCAAGAACATCTTCAACCCGGCGTTGGTCGGGCGCGCGTTCCTTCAGGCCGCGTTCCCCATCACGCTGACGACCTGGGTCGCACCAGGCCGGGGTTTGCTGCACCTGGACCCGAGCAGCTTCGCGCTGCCGCTGATGAAGGCCAAGGTGGACGTGATCAGCTCCGCGTCGCCGCTCGGTCTGTCCAAGTTCCAGCACAAGCCGACGGAGCTCGGTCTGCTGCTCTCCGGGAACACCGCGGGCTCGTTGGGCGAAACCGCCGCGATCGTGCTGATCGTCGTCGGGCTGTGGCTCGGCCTGCGCCGCGTGTTCGACTGGCGCCTGCCGGTCTCGACGCTGCTCTCGGTGGCGGCGCTGAGCGGCGTGCTGCACCTGTGGAAGCCGGCGTCCTACCCGACGCCGATCTTCATGCTGCTCTCTGGCGGCCTGCTCTTCGGCGCGGTTTTCATGGTCACCGATCCCGTCACCACGCCGCTGACCCCCCGCGGCGCCTGGATCTTCGGGCTCGGGGTGGGCGTCCTGGTGGTGTTGATCCGCCTCTTCGGTGGGCTGCCGGAGGGCGTGATGTACGGCATCCTGCTGATGAACGCGGTCACACCGCTGCTCGACAAGAAGACCCAGCCCCGCACCTTCGGAGGCAAGCGATGA